Proteins found in one Panicum hallii strain FIL2 chromosome 4, PHallii_v3.1, whole genome shotgun sequence genomic segment:
- the LOC112888591 gene encoding disease resistance protein RPM1-like: MEGIIFSLTEGAVRSLLCKLGCLLSQESWLVQGVHGDMQYIKDELESMNAFLRTLTTSEGHDDQVRTWMKQVREIAYDAEDCIDEFIHHLGEPSGMGFLRQLICIPGTLVCRRRISIQLQELKVRARDVGERRSRYGVVLPRTVRRGGSRQLSKHASLHLDPQLHALFTEEAEMVGIDEPRDALVSWLMEDDPRLRVLAIVGFGGLGKTTLARMVCESPMIKGADFQCSPLFIVSQTFNIRTLFQHMIRELIQRPQKAMAIAGGKHGHLTEENFKGIERWEVAVLAEKLRRYLQDKRYIMILDDIWTISAWESIRCALPENKKGSRVIVTTRNEDVAKTCCSHPQDWIYKIQRLSDATSRELFFKKIFGSADKLPTDEFEEVSNSILKKCGGLPLAIESIGSLLASKINRSKQEWQKVCDNLGSELESNPTLEGAKQVLTLSYDDLPYHLKACFLYLSIFPENYVIKRGPLVRRWIAEGFVSQRHGLSMEQVAENYFDEFVARSIVQPVRIDWNGKVRSCRVHDIMLEVIVSKSLEENFASFLWDNTSLLVSHDKIRRLSIHSSHKLVQTTSVSVSHVRSFTMSASVEEVPFFFPQLQLLRVLDMQGCSYLSISTLECICRFFQLKYLSLRNTKVCKLPRLLGNLKLLETLDIRATLVKKLPASAKNLSCMKHLLFGHKEQLTRTASVKYLKPCSGVEMSPGVVKNMAALQSLVHIMVKEQSLVLREIGLLQRLRKLNVLFRNVEVNWKAFVESLGKLASSLRSLSIHILDEKEHNSSLDILAYVESPPLLLTNFSLTGKLKSLPPWISSLQNVSRFTVRKTQLHAGAIEVLGDLPNLLYLKLYHNSYVDDCIVFCRGKFTKLCMLVIDNLENTDTVHFEEGSVPNLERLTLSFLREPKDGISGLQNLQKLKEIEFFGSIILSVMNKVVSCVKTHPNHPRVIGDKWNIVTEYT, from the exons ATGGAAGGCATTATCTTCAGTTTAACTGAGGGTGCGGTGAGAAGTCTCTTGTGCAAACTGGGTTGCCTTCTCTCCCAGGAAAGTTGGTTGGTTCAGGGCGTCCATGGAGATATGCAATACATCAAGGATGAGCTCGAGAGCATGAATGCCTTCCTTCGCACCCTCACCACATCAGAGGGCCATGACGACCAAGTGAGAACCTGGATGAAGCAAGTGAGGGAGATTGCCTATGATGCCGAGGACTGCATTGATGAGTTCATCCATCATCTAGGTGAGCCATCAGGAATGGGGTTCCTTCGACAATTAATCTGTATACCTGGTACACTAGTCTGTCGCCGCCGCATTTCCATCCAGCTACAAGAACTGAAGGTCCGTGCCCGGGATGTTGGTGAGCGGCGATCACGTTACGGTGTGGTGCTTCCAAGGACTGTGCGTAGAGGAGGTAGCCGACAACTCAGCAAGCATGCATCTCTTCACCTTGATCCACAGCTGCATGCTCTGTTTACAGAAGAGGCTGAGATGGTAGGCATTGATGAACCAAGGGATGCACTCGTAAGTTGGCTTATGGAAGATGATCCCCGGCTTCGCGTGCTAGCCATTGTTGGATTCGGTGGCCTCGGCAAGACCACGTTGGCAAGGATGGTGTGTGAAAGCCCAATGATTAAAGGCGCTGATTTTCAGTGCAGTCCGTTGTTCATTGTGTCGCAGACCTTCAACATCAGGACCCTGTTTCAGCACATGATAAGGGAGCTGATCCAGCGCCCACAAAAGGCAATGGCAATAGCTGGAGGCAAGCATGGCCATTTAACAGAAGAAAACTTTAAGGGAATTGAAAGGTGGGAGGTTGCAGTATTGGCTGAGAAGCTCAGGCGATATTTACAAGACAAAAG GTACATTATGATCCTTGATGACATATGGACTATATCAGCATGGGAGAGCATCAGATGTGCACTGCCTGAAAATAAGAAGGGTAGCAGGGTAATTGTAACCACAAGGAATGAAGATGTGGCCAAAACATGCTGTTCTCATCCCCAAGATTGGATTTACAAAATCCAGAGATTATCTGATGCTACATCACGTGAACTATTCTTCAAAAAGATCTTTGGCTCGGCAGATAAACTACCAACTGATGAGTTTGAGGAAGTATCAAACTCCATTTTGAAGAAATGTGGAGGGTTGCCTTTGGCAATAGAGAGCATTGGCAGCCTTCTTGCAAGCAAGATAAATAGATCCAAGCAGGAGTGGCAGAAGGTTTGTGACAACTTAGGCTCTGAACTTGAAAGTAATCCTACTCTGGAAGGCGCGAAGCAAGTCTTGACCTTGAGTTATGATGATCTACCCTATCATCTGAAGGCTTGCTTCTTATATCTAAGTATTTTCCCTGAAAATTATGTGATCAAGAGGGGACCTTTGGTGAGAAGGTGGATAGCTGAAGGTTTTGTCAGTCAAAGGCATGGATTAAGCATGGAGCAGGTTGCAGAAAATTACTTTGATGAGTTTGTGGCTAGAAGCATTGTACAGCCTGTGAGAATTGATTGGAATGGGAAGGTGAGGAGCTGCAGAGTTCATGATATAATGTTAGAAGTTATCGTCTCCAAGTCACTTGAGGAGAACTTTGCATCATTCTTATGGGATAACACAAGCTTATTGGTCTCTCACGACAAGATTCGTCGCCTCTCCATCCATAGTAGTCACAAGTTGGTTCAGACAACTAGTGTCAGTGTATCTCATGTTCGCTCCTTCACAATGTCGGCTTCTGTCGAGGAAGTCCCATTCTTTTTTCCACAGCTACAGCTGCTACGAGTACTTGACATGCAAGGCTGCAGTTACTTGAGCATAAGCACATTGGAGTGTATCTGCAGATTTTTTCAGCTTAAGTACCTAAGCCTCAGAAATACTAAGGTCTGCAAGTTACCACGGCTACTAGGAAATCTGAAGCTCCTGGAAACGCTGGACATTAGGGCGACACTCGTCAAGAAACTACCAGCCAGTGCAAAAAATCTCAGTTGCATGAAGCATCTATTGTTTGGGCACAAGGAGCAACTTACAAGGACAGCCAGTGTCAAGTATTTAAAACCATGCTCAGGCGTGGAGATGTCTCCTGGGGTGGTCAAGAATATGGCAGCTCTCCAATCACTTGTCCATATAATGGTCAAGGAGCAATCATTGGTGCTGCGAGAGATCGGTTTGCTGCAAAGGCTAAGGAAGCTCAATGTTCTCTTCCGCAATGTGGAAGTGAATTGGAAAGCTTTTGTCGAGTCACTGGGGAAATTGGCAAGCTCCCTTCGCTCACTCTCCATTCACATTCTAGATGAAAAGGAGCATAACTCATCTCTGGACATTCTAGCTTATGTCGAGTCACCTCCACTACTTCTCACCAATTTTAGTCTCACGGGCAAGTTGAAGAGTCTACCTCCTTGGATATCATCGCTTCAAAACGTGTCCAGGTTTACTGTTCGAAAGACCCAACTCCATGCCGGGGCTATAGAAGTTCTTGGAGACCTTCCAAATCTACTCTACCTCAAGCTCTATCACAACTCGTATGTTGATGACTGCATAGTCTTTTGCAGAGGTAAATTTACAAAGCTCTGCATGTTGGTTATTGATAATTTGGAGAACACAGACACGGTGCACTTCGAGGAAGGTTCAGTGCCGAATCTTGAGAGGCTGACTTTATCATTCCTACGGGAACCTAAAGATGGGATTTCAGGTCTTCAGAACCTCCAAAAGCTCAAGGAGATTGAGTTCTTTGGTAGCATCATATTATCTGTgatgaacaaagtggtgtcatGTGTGAAGACACATCCAAACCATCCAAGAGTTATCGGTGACAAGTGGAATATTGTAACTGAATACACTTAA